One Salinicoccus roseus genomic region harbors:
- a CDS encoding MBL fold metallo-hydrolase, producing the protein MFFKQFFDKKLAQTSYMVACQKTQEAIIIDPKRVIDEYEEVAEAEGFNITQVTETHIHADFASGLRDAAKHFNATAYVSDEGDENWKYENMPEDTVYLKDGDIINVGNVELKVIHTPGHTPESISFVLTDRGGGSDEPMGIFTGDFIFVGDIGRPDLLEEAAKMEGTTEEGANAMFDSLNKMNDYPDYMQVWPGHGAGSACGKSLGAVPLSTLGYERKNNWVFEYEDKDAFIKELTSDQPEPPSYFAQMKKVNKEGLPEFKVKEVEVGTPDTLPGQLFDLRSKEEFKKGFKKGAINIPYNDKFLQFAGWYVDYDHPMTVIANPEHSKTLQEDLASIGFDNLKLIVPEDKADKYFDDSYKNVTPEELVENHEDKHILDVRSTSEYKEGNLDNAHHVHFGHLDEKEVPFNTDDTIYVHCQSGVRSAIAMSALKARGFDNVVNIEKGYAGIKEAMN; encoded by the coding sequence ATGTTCTTTAAACAATTCTTCGATAAAAAACTTGCACAAACTTCTTATATGGTAGCTTGTCAAAAGACACAGGAAGCGATCATCATCGACCCAAAAAGAGTGATTGATGAGTATGAAGAAGTAGCTGAAGCAGAAGGTTTCAATATTACTCAAGTGACGGAAACGCATATCCACGCGGACTTCGCTTCCGGTCTTCGCGATGCTGCAAAACACTTCAATGCGACAGCATACGTATCTGATGAAGGTGACGAAAACTGGAAATACGAAAATATGCCAGAAGATACCGTCTACCTCAAAGACGGTGACATCATCAATGTCGGCAATGTTGAGCTGAAAGTCATCCACACGCCAGGTCATACTCCAGAAAGCATTTCATTTGTCCTGACCGATCGTGGAGGCGGCAGTGATGAGCCTATGGGCATCTTCACTGGTGACTTCATCTTCGTTGGTGACATCGGCCGGCCAGACCTGCTCGAAGAAGCTGCAAAAATGGAAGGTACAACCGAAGAAGGCGCGAATGCGATGTTCGATTCCCTCAATAAGATGAATGACTATCCTGACTATATGCAAGTGTGGCCTGGCCACGGTGCAGGCAGTGCTTGCGGTAAATCCCTTGGCGCAGTACCATTGTCCACTCTTGGATATGAGCGCAAAAACAACTGGGTGTTCGAATACGAAGACAAAGATGCCTTCATCAAGGAACTGACAAGTGACCAGCCAGAGCCGCCAAGCTACTTTGCACAGATGAAGAAAGTCAATAAGGAAGGCTTGCCTGAATTCAAGGTGAAGGAAGTCGAAGTCGGTACACCTGATACGCTTCCAGGCCAACTGTTCGACCTCAGAAGCAAGGAAGAATTCAAAAAAGGATTCAAAAAAGGCGCAATCAACATCCCATACAATGACAAATTCCTTCAATTTGCCGGATGGTATGTAGATTATGATCATCCGATGACAGTAATCGCCAATCCTGAACACAGCAAGACCCTCCAGGAAGATCTTGCATCCATCGGTTTCGACAACCTTAAGCTGATCGTCCCTGAGGATAAAGCAGACAAGTACTTCGATGATTCCTACAAAAATGTAACACCTGAAGAACTGGTCGAGAACCATGAAGATAAGCATATCCTGGACGTCCGTTCCACTTCCGAGTATAAGGAAGGCAACCTTGATAATGCTCATCATGTCCACTTTGGTCATCTCGATGAGAAAGAAGTGCCATTCAACACAGACGATACGATCTATGTCCACTGTCAATCCGGTGTACGTTCAGCCATCGCGATGAGTGCACTTAAAGCACGCGGCTTCGATAATGTCGTCAATATAGAAAAAGGTTATGCCGGCATTAAAGAAGCGATGAACTAA
- a CDS encoding DsrE/DsrF/DrsH-like family protein — MSNTQTKYHINDADQVVEANEYLLDVREPFEYEMGHIAEADNVSVNEIEERLEELPKDRKIHVYCQRGKRGANAVEILKRNGFDAVNLEEGYSAYTGKYDSAGKAGETSEASTANVEIDPNRVKVEASGLQCPGPLLKVNEVMGELEPGQQMEITVTDFGFCTDVEAWARKTGNSILKNEKSEDKVVVVMQKNAPQAKAAGEGHQMVETKDGATMVVFSGDMDKALASFIIATGAKSMGKDVTMFFTFWGLNVIKDPNAPKKNKSGLDKAFSMMMPKSASKLPISNMNMFGLGSKMIQYVMKKKKVDALTEMIEKADKLGVKMVACTMSMDIMAIDEDELLPNVNFGGVGTYLGDAENGNLNLFI; from the coding sequence ATGAGTAACACGCAAACAAAGTACCACATCAATGACGCCGACCAGGTGGTCGAAGCAAATGAATATCTATTGGATGTAAGGGAACCTTTCGAATATGAAATGGGACACATTGCTGAGGCAGACAATGTATCCGTAAATGAAATTGAAGAACGCCTCGAAGAACTTCCAAAGGACAGAAAGATCCATGTATACTGCCAGCGCGGAAAACGCGGTGCAAATGCAGTTGAAATACTGAAACGCAATGGTTTCGACGCAGTGAACCTTGAAGAGGGCTATTCAGCATATACAGGGAAATACGACAGTGCAGGCAAAGCAGGCGAAACTTCAGAGGCATCAACTGCAAATGTTGAAATTGATCCAAACCGGGTAAAGGTCGAAGCAAGTGGGCTCCAATGTCCAGGCCCTCTCCTTAAGGTTAATGAAGTGATGGGAGAGCTGGAGCCGGGACAACAGATGGAAATCACGGTTACAGACTTCGGATTCTGCACAGATGTCGAAGCATGGGCACGCAAGACTGGAAATTCCATTCTTAAAAATGAAAAATCAGAAGATAAGGTTGTAGTAGTGATGCAGAAGAATGCACCACAGGCCAAGGCTGCCGGAGAAGGTCATCAGATGGTCGAAACGAAAGATGGCGCAACGATGGTCGTATTCAGCGGGGATATGGATAAGGCACTAGCTTCATTCATCATCGCCACCGGTGCAAAAAGCATGGGCAAAGATGTCACTATGTTCTTCACTTTCTGGGGCCTCAATGTCATCAAGGACCCGAATGCACCGAAAAAGAATAAATCCGGTCTGGATAAGGCGTTCAGCATGATGATGCCAAAATCCGCCTCTAAACTTCCGATTTCCAACATGAACATGTTCGGTCTCGGATCCAAAATGATCCAATATGTAATGAAGAAGAAAAAGGTAGACGCGCTTACTGAAATGATTGAAAAGGCAGATAAACTCGGCGTCAAAATGGTAGCCTGCACAATGAGCATGGATATCATGGCCATTGACGAAGATGAGCTTCTTCCTAACGTCAATTTCGGCGGCGTAGGCACCTACCTCGGCGATGCAGAAAACGGCAACTTGAACCTGTTCATATAA